The genomic DNA GCAAAAGTTCTCAGCAAAACACAGCTCGtggatgtttttttttcgcgtatgagtgtgtgtatgtgtgtgagagtgatAGAAAACAGTTAAAGTGTGTTTTGCGTTTTTTAATTCTTCGACACCACCGCTCCAGCAATCAAAACTTCCAAACACTTCGGACTTAAGGAACATTTTCAGCTGCAATAAAGCCAGGGCAATAATCGGCCATCACGTGCTCTAACTCATTCAAGGTGTGACAAATCGATACGGTTAGAAAAGGTATCCAGAAAATGCTACGCACGTTGTTGCCAGGCGATGGGCCAACAACAGAAATATGCTCAATTCTAACGGCAGCCAGGAAAATACCTTAGCCCTCTGAATAACTCCGAAGTAAAAAGCAatcgcctgcagcagcagcaaaattccgttgattaaaaataaaaatacgcATTTGAGAGACAAACAACTGAGTGTAGCGCAGGCGTCCTTTCTGAAGAGCTCTCGCAGCTTCTCGTATACGTTTACGCCCACTTGTGGCGTGGCATCTCTCTTTGCATCCCGAGGAGTAGACGAAACCTGCCATCCTGTTGTTTTCCAAACGTCAAAACGAGTCTCCCGGCGAGTGCATTGCCTTCGTGCCCGTCGGTGAGTGCGATTCAGGATCTGACGAGCTGCACGAGCTCggggaagaggaggaggaagagacGCTGGAGTCGGACGGCGCCCACGCTGGTGCATCGTCTGCGGATCGGCCCCGGCGAGGAGAGGGTCGTTTCCGTCAACCTGCACAGCATCAGCCACAGAACCAGCGCCGTTGGCACAGAATGGCCCTACGGAATGTCTACAAGGCGCTACGCATTCGCTGGAGCCGTaagtgtcgtgtcgtgtcgtatAGTTCTAGGAATCATTGGAATTTCCATCATTTCTGTAACGAATTTTGAAATTACTGCTGTGTGAATCGATAGCGCCATGTTTGTGAGCTGTCCTCCGCCGAACCCCACTGGCCAACTGACCGAGATGCTGCGGCAGGCTCACATCATTCCGAACGTGCTGCCATGTGAGCCGCAGGCCGTGATCAAGGTGGAGTACCCTTGCGACATCGTGGTGGAGCCAGGCATCACCATTTTGGTCGATGAGACCGTCAAGGAGCCCATCATTCGTTGGAAATCGGAGCCGCGGAGGCTCTACACCTTAATGATGATCGACCTGGACATGCCGAAGGCCATGGGCCAGTACCTGCTCTGGCTGGTGGGCAACATACCGGGCTGCGATGTGGTGCGTGGGGAGACCATTGTGGCCTACATGCCCAAGCGCACGTCGGAGGGCAAGCAGCACCATCGCAGTCTCTTCCTGGCCTACCAGCAGTACCTCGAGTTGGACTTCTACGAGCCGTATCTAACGGCCACCGACACGGCGGGACGGGCCCACTTCGATGTGAATCGGTTCGCGAAGAAGTACGCCTTGGGCAGTCCCACGGCCGCAAATTTCTTTGTGGCCGAGTGGGAATGGGGTTGGGATGAAGACAATTAGATTAATAAATCTTTTTGAATAGTTTCTTAAAGCACTTTTGGTCTGGGGATGGGTTGGAGTTATCTTTGGcttttataaaataataatttctggAACATTTATCGCCTGCTTTCAGATGATGAGGACATCACATCATCCGCCGGCTTCGATGCAGAGGATGGAGAGAGGCGTGTCATAATCCTGAATGGCACACAGCCCGTAAAGTACTGCAACAATCGCATAACGACGGCCAAGTACAAGTAAGTATTCCGCCATAAACTGTATCTGACTGCATCTGTAATTGTAAATGTATCTTcctgcagcatcatcagcttTCTGCCCTCGTTCCTGTTCGAGCAGTTTCGACGATACTCGAATTGCTTTTTCCTGCTAATCGCATTGCTGCAGCAAATCCCAGATGTATCGCCCACGGGTCGCTACACCACTTTGGTGCCGCTGATGTTCATCCTGTCAGTCAGCGCCATCAAGGAGATCATCGAAGATGTGGTAAGTATTTGTTAGCCGAGGACTTACTCTGCATGCGGGGCTCATCCAGTGATTTTTTCCGCATTCACAGAAACGTCATCGCGCCGATAATGAGATCAATCATCGCCCCATTGAGCGGCTGGAGAACGGCACCTGGTCGACAGTCCGCTGGTCGGAGCTGACCGTGGGGGACATTATAAAAGTGACGATAAACACATTTTTCCCCGCGGACCTGATTATCTTATCGTCCAGGTAAGCGCCAGCACACTCCAATGTGGCCATATGTTGATCCCACTGTCACGCATTCCCGCTTTTCAGTGAGCCCCAGGCCATGTGCTTTATTGAGACGGCCAATCTGGATGGAGAGACCAACCTGAAGATACGCCAGGGAGTGACTGCCACAGCGGGACTGCTGGAGACCAAGGACCTTACAATGGTGCAGGGCAGGATTGAGTGCGAGCTGCCCAATCGGCATCTGTACGAGTTCAACGGGGTGCTAAGGGAATACGGAAAGCAGTGAGTAGTTTATATCTTTGGTTCAGTCTTGATCTCtatctgcgtgtgtgtcttttgCAGATCCGTGCCTCTGGGCAATGATCAGGTGCTGCAGCGTGGCGCCATGTTACGGAACACGGCCTGGGTGTTTGCAGTCGTCGTCTACTCGGGCCAGGAGACGAAACTCATGAAGAACTCCACCTCAGCGCCGCTAAAGCGGTCCACCGTCGACAAGCTAACCAACACCCAGATCCTAATGTTGTTCATGATCCTGATCTCGCTCTGCATCACCAGTGGCCTGTGCAATCTGTTCTGGACCCGAGAGCACTCGGAAACGGACTGGTATCTGGGCCTAAGCGACTTCAAGAGCATGAGCCTGGGCTACAATCTGCTCACATTCTTCATTCTGTACAACAACCTGATTCCCATATCGCTGCAAGTCACTCTCGAGCTGGTGCGCTTCCTGCAGGCCATATTCATTAACTACGACATCGAGATGTACTACGAGCCCTCGGACACGCCGGCCATGGCCCGCACCTCGAACCTTAACGAGGAGCTGGGCATGGTCAAGTACATATTTTCGGACAAGACGGGCACGCTCACACAGAACGTGATGGCCTTTAAGAAGTGCTCCATAGCGGGGCATGTCTACATCCCGCAGCGAACACCCGAGGAGTCGCTGCTGGTGCAAAACATCCTCGGACGGCACGAGACGGCTGAGGTCATAGAGGAGTTCCTGGTGCTTCTGTCCGTCTGCCACACCGTGATACCCGAGCGGGGGGATGAAGGCATCATTTACCATGCCGCCAGCCCGGACGAGCGCGCCCTGGTCGAGGGAGCCCACTTCTTTGGCTATGTCTTCGACACCCGCACGCCCGAATATGTGGAGATCAATGCACTGGGTCAGCGGCGTCGATATCAGGTGCTCAATGTGCTGGAGTTCACATCGGCACGGAAGCGCATGTCGCTGATAGTGCGGACGCCGGAGGGCAAGATCAAGCTCTTCTGCAAGGGCGCCGATTCGGTGATATACGAACGTCTGTCCGCCCATGATCGACAGTACCGCGACCGTACGCTTCAGCATCTCGAGGAGTTCGCCTCGGAGGGTCTGCGTACGCTGTGTCTGGCCGTGGCCGACATCCAGCCAGATGTGTACGAGGAGTGGCGAAACACATACCACAAGGCAGCGACGGCGCTCCAGTACCGCGAACGCAAGCTGGAGGATGCGGCGGACCTCATTGAGATCAATCTACGCCTACTGGGCGCCACCGCCATTGAAGATCGTCTGCAGGACGGCGTGCCGGAGACGATTGCGGCGCTGCTGGATGCcggcatttttatttgggtgCTGACCGGCGACAAGCAAGAAACGGCCATAAACATAGGATACTCCTGCAAGCTGATCTCACACGCCATGGATATAATAATCCTCAACGAGGAGAGCCTCGACGTAAGTCCAATGGCCAGTAGATCAACAAATTGATTCAATTGTTATCCCTCTCCTCAGGCAACCCGCGACGTTATTCTTCGCCACTTTGGAGAATTCAAGAGCTCGACGGCCAACGACACAAACGTGGCGCTGGTCATCGATGGAACCACATTAAAGTACGCCCTGAGCTGTGATCTACGGGGTGATTTCCAGGAGCTGTGTCTGCTCTGCCGCGTTGTCATCTGCTGCCGAGTGTCGCCGATGCAGAAGGCGGAGGTGGTCGAAATGGTCACCCAGAGCACCAAGGCGGTGACGCTGGCCATCGGAGATGGAGCCAACGATGTGGCCATGATACAGAAGGCTAACGTTGGCATTGGAATATCCGGCGTCGAGGGTTTGCAGGCAGCCTGCGCCTCGGATTATTCGATTGCCCAATTTCGGTTCCTGCAGCGGCTACTGCTCGTGCACGGAGCGTGGAACTATGCGCGCATCAGCAAGCTGATTTTGTACAGTTTCTACAAGAACGTCTGCCTGTATGTCATCGAGCTGTGGTTCGCCCTCTACTCCGGCTGGTCGGGTCAGATCCTGTTCGAGCGCTGGACGATTGGCCTCTACAACGTGGTCTTCACGGCCATGCCCCCGTTCGCCATGGGTCTGTTCGAGAAGTTCTGCACGGCCGAGACGATGCTTAAGTACCCGATGCTGTACAAGCCCTCGCAGAATGCCAAGTTCTTCAATGTGAAGGTCTTCTGGATCTGGATCTTCAATGCCCTGCTGCATTCGGTGTTCCTCTTCTGGCTGCCCATGGCAGCGTACACATCGGATGCCATCTGGAAGGATGGCAAGACCAATGACTACCTGATGATGGGAAATATGGTGTATACGGTGAGGCATTCTCACATTCTGTTCAATTATCCATTCGAGACTAGTTTTAATTGTGTATTTCAATTGGATTTCAGTATGTGATTGTGACGGTATGCTTGAAGGCGGGCCTCATCACGAATTCCTGGACGTGGCTGACGCACGTGGCCATTTGGGGCTCCATAGTGCTCTGGTTCGTCTTTGTTCTGATATACAGTCACTGCTTTCCGACCGTCAACATCGGCAGCAACTTCCCCGGCATGGACATCATGCTGCTGTCGACGCCCGTGTTCTATCTCGGCCTCGTCCTGGTGCCAATCACCACCCTGCTGATCGATGTCATCTGCAAACTGTGCGTCCATTAGTTTACACTGTAACCATTATTCTCTCTAACCAATTTCGTTGCAGGATACACAATACCGTGTTCAAGACACTCACGGAGGCGGTGCGCGAGACCGAGATCAGGCGCAACGATCTCGCCGAAGTGATGAACGAGCCTCGATCTTCGTAAGTATCGATGCCACGCCACGCACCGCACCACTCGTAGAGTCACGCTTACCCTCTACAATACATAtcgtacatgcatatgtactcgtatttagtcttttgtttgtctcaAAACAGAGAATCAACAACCACATCCTaccatatatattttcaatttgaattgttGCGCATTTGTTGAAACTTGAATCTGTAGACCTCTCTCTACCTCTATCTCTACCAACTCTAACCAAACAAAGGCTGATTGAACCTACACGTACATACGTgccttatacatacatatatgtatcttaCTTTATCTATTTCTACACCCAATATCGATATGCTTCTTGTAGTGAATAGTTTTGCACCACAATTTACAGTACCGTATCTTTAGCTCCCATTATTACTTGgcgtttgtttttgggtcATTATGCATTTGGCATTAACTTAATCTTACgccatgcctcatgcctctcGCCTCACTCAATCACAGTAATCGCACTCCCACTCCAACTTCCACCCATCCAAATTGTGTTTGTTGAACTTTCGATGTATGTTAGTGCTTAATTTCGTGTAACCAAAGCCTCTCGTTTAACATTGGCCGCCAAAAATTGCTCGAACCctatttaaaattgtatacaAATTATCCAAACGAAACGGAACACAACATGTAATCGACATAAGGAACCTGCCTACAAGGAAACATGTACTTAGTATTATAGAttaaatgtgtacatacagTTTCAGAGCCGAACATCTTGTTAGACACACACTCTTCAATGATCATTCATATTTACAATGAAATGTAACAGACACCTATATATACTATAGAGACATAATTATACAACTTAATGCACACTTAGCTAATGGAAAGAACAGATGTGTAAATATGTGTTTACTTAGTTTTGTACGCATTTTGCAGATCTTACGAGTATTGAGcaattttgaatgcaatttaaatttgaatttggaaCTGTTTTAGTTAATATTCTTGAGGCAGCATTGCACTGCTTAGCGGCAGTGCATCATTGATTGTAATCAGCGCATttaaagaaacaaacacaatttcACTGGCTCCAGTCCAGAATGCAAAACTCTTAATCAGAACCAGAATCAGACTTTAGTTTTACTCTTGCTGTTATTCTTACTCTTACTCTTACCACATGGATTGTTATTCAGTGTTTTAATCACTTTTGAGCAAGTAtcttttgaattgaattcCCTAAAATGTAATCTATTTATCCTTCTCTAtcccccatccatccacaatCAACTTGCAATCTCTTTTGTACATCATTTTCGCTGATGGCTCCTTGATCTTATACttgcaatcaatcaaacaatcaataTCCATGCACCCATTTGCCGTCATTAGAGATTCTGGTTTTGCTTACGCCCTGGGCAAGCTAATGCGTTCCAGCTCAGTCCTCATATCCCGCCGGTCCTCATTCAGTGGCAGCAAAGAATACGGCCACCCAGCCGTCCAGCCCGACTCAAGCCTACGCATAGAGCACCTGGACCTCGAAGACGACAGTGTCGGCCAGCACCGCAGCAGACAGCGACAGGTCGAGGGAGGACGGAGAGCCAGCGACAAGACGCGACGTGTTGCCGGCGGCTCTGCTCTGAGCGCCAGCTCCACCACCTCCACTATCACTACAACGCTGCATATGTGAACTGCTGGAACATCCGGATCGAAGGCAAGGAAATGCAAAGCATTATGGCAGTCGAATTGTCTTAATAGTGTAATATTGTTGTTAAataagtatacatacattccTAAGTGGGATATTTCCCTGTATGCGCATTGAGTACCTTCTAGCAACTGTCGAATTCATATCATAACGAGCATAAGTCAATGGATGTGTAAATGGAAACGTGTGAATGCGAACTATTTATACAAACGcgtatattatatttgtgctAACTATTTGCCAACTGTGATAGTGTCTGCAGAGATACTGTGTGTAGATCGAATGTCAAAAGCATTCCcaaaatatatgtgtgtacatatgaataatttataattaatattgtACTTTAGATGTATCTTTTCTATGGCTGGATGTACTATAATTTACAGTTTTAAGAGATGTGTCTGTCAGGTTGTAAACGTAAACATTCAGCGACTATTCGTACTTAAGAGTGTTCCCGTTCCCCCCAGTAAGAGGTGCTTTGTTCAATCTTATCCAACAATCTATTATTAACTACGTATACCTCCTAcctatctacatacatatatacatatttaaggAATGTGGTGATATTCCCCGatgatatttatgtatgtatcagttttaaatatatatatgtattgtacGTAAATGAATGTATACCGCACCGTCCTTCACAGCCCGCATGCAATTTTACTAGGCCGATGATATACACTTACTCTATGGCTGTTGAATGATTTAATCTTTTATCTGATCTGATTTGATCTGATCTAATCCGACCTGCTCTGCacttatgtatattgtatttatatgattttattttgtattaatcaacACACAACAATAATGCGACTTTAaccaatcaaatcaaatccagTCCAATCACACCCAACATTTGAAACGTGAAACACAAGATCACACAACAATAACCAAtaatcaatatttaataaaccaaaaagacaacagcaaaattcttaaaaatgtttacttgAAATTTCTATGAACATTTTCTGCGTAAATGTCTGTGTGCGCAGTACTATGTATGCCTTGGGATCGATTATTCGGTGTAAGTAAATCGTAGATAAACCTGACAACCCatccccacaccacaccactctACACCAAATCCACACAGTTACTATATCACCATCACACTTCCATACCATACCGCCATTCACACCGCCACAAAGGATTTCGATAGGATAGGGGGACTTAGGATGAAATCGGTCGTACCAATTGAATTGGGATTAGAACAGGAAactcaattaaatatatacgagtatataaaatgtacaattcaAACACTTTATTTacagattttattttttaatttgtattattcGTAGTGCCAAAGATTCGCTGTAATTTTTGTAAGACTCGCatcgtttccttttgtttgccatctcTCAAATACCAGTAGGCTCTTCTCCCTTTATTATGTACTCTGCATGGCCCTACAATTTTGTACAGCTGTACACACCTCGTTGTTTATTCTGATTTGATTATATGTACGTACTTAATGCCCCACCCCCGCCAAGAACCTCGACCTGCCACCTATGTTTTCTATATATAATTTAGAGGTTGGACTTGAATTTTTCGAATAATTTTAATGTTGTGATAAAGTAAAGTGCTAACAattcaaaatggaaaattctaGAATAACATAAACTGCAATTACTCAAATCCTTTACAAAATTAAATCCGATACTAAACCATATCCGCCACGCTCAAAAAATTAACCCAACAGATTCACGGAAACTGCGAGGCTGCTACGTAATGTATTTACCCGTCGGGCCAACACGAGAGTC from Drosophila subobscura isolate 14011-0131.10 chromosome E, UCBerk_Dsub_1.0, whole genome shotgun sequence includes the following:
- the LOC117891112 gene encoding probable phospholipid-transporting ATPase IA isoform X6, translated to MALRNVYKALRIRWSHDEDITSSAGFDAEDGERRVIILNGTQPVKYCNNRITTAKYNIISFLPSFLFEQFRRYSNCFFLLIALLQQIPDVSPTGRYTTLVPLMFILSVSAIKEIIEDVKRHRADNEINHRPIERLENGTWSTVRWSELTVGDIIKVTINTFFPADLIILSSSEPQAMCFIETANLDGETNLKIRQGVTATAGLLETKDLTMVQGRIECELPNRHLYEFNGVLREYGKQSVPLGNDQVLQRGAMLRNTAWVFAVVVYSGQETKLMKNSTSAPLKRSTVDKLTNTQILMLFMILISLCITSGLCNLFWTREHSETDWYLGLSDFKSMSLGYNLLTFFILYNNLIPISLQVTLELVRFLQAIFINYDIEMYYEPSDTPAMARTSNLNEELGMVKYIFSDKTGTLTQNVMAFKKCSIAGHVYIPQRTPEESLLVQNILGRHETAEVIEEFLVLLSVCHTVIPERGDEGIIYHAASPDERALVEGAHFFGYVFDTRTPEYVEINALGQRRRYQVLNVLEFTSARKRMSLIVRTPEGKIKLFCKGADSVIYERLSAHDRQYRDRTLQHLEEFASEGLRTLCLAVADIQPDVYEEWRNTYHKAATALQYRERKLEDAADLIEINLRLLGATAIEDRLQDGVPETIAALLDAGIFIWVLTGDKQETAINIGYSCKLISHAMDIIILNEESLDATRDVILRHFGEFKSSTANDTNVALVIDGTTLKYALSCDLRGDFQELCLLCRVVICCRVSPMQKAEVVEMVTQSTKAVTLAIGDGANDVAMIQKANVGIGISGVEGLQAACASDYSIAQFRFLQRLLLVHGAWNYARISKLILYSFYKNVCLYVIELWFALYSGWSGQILFERWTIGLYNVVFTAMPPFAMGLFEKFCTAETMLKYPMLYKPSQNAKFFNVKVFWIWIFNALLHSVFLFWLPMAAYTSDAIWKDGKTNDYLMMGNMVYTYVIVTVCLKAGLITNSWTWLTHVAIWGSIVLWFVFVLIYSHCFPTVNIGSNFPGMDIMLLSTPVFYLGLVLVPITTLLIDVICKLIHNTVFKTLTEAVRETEIRRNDLAEVMNEPRSSDSGFAYALGKLMRSSSVLISRRSSFSGSKEYGHPAVQPDSSLRIEHLDLEDDSVGQHRSRQRQVEGGRRASDKTRRVAGGSALSASSTTSTITTTLHM
- the LOC117891112 gene encoding phospholipid-transporting ATPase IA isoform X8, with product MALRNVYKALRIRWSHDEDITSSAGFDAEDGERRVIILNGTQPVKYCNNRITTAKYNIISFLPSFLFEQFRRYSNCFFLLIALLQQIPDVSPTGRYTTLVPLMFILSVSAIKEIIEDVKRHRADNEINHRPIERLENGTWSTVRWSELTVGDIIKVTINTFFPADLIILSSSEPQAMCFIETANLDGETNLKIRQGVTATAGLLETKDLTMVQGRIECELPNRHLYEFNGVLREYGKQSVPLGNDQVLQRGAMLRNTAWVFAVVVYSGQETKLMKNSTSAPLKRSTVDKLTNTQILMLFMILISLCITSGLCNLFWTREHSETDWYLGLSDFKSMSLGYNLLTFFILYNNLIPISLQVTLELVRFLQAIFINYDIEMYYEPSDTPAMARTSNLNEELGMVKYIFSDKTGTLTQNVMAFKKCSIAGHVYIPQRTPEESLLVQNILGRHETAEVIEEFLVLLSVCHTVIPERGDEGIIYHAASPDERALVEGAHFFGYVFDTRTPEYVEINALGQRRRYQVLNVLEFTSARKRMSLIVRTPEGKIKLFCKGADSVIYERLSAHDRQYRDRTLQHLEEFASEGLRTLCLAVADIQPDVYEEWRNTYHKAATALQYRERKLEDAADLIEINLRLLGATAIEDRLQDGVPETIAALLDAGIFIWVLTGDKQETAINIGYSCKLISHAMDIIILNEESLDATRDVILRHFGEFKSSTANDTNVALVIDGTTLKYALSCDLRGDFQELCLLCRVVICCRVSPMQKAEVVEMVTQSTKAVTLAIGDGANDVAMIQKANVGIGISGVEGLQAACASDYSIAQFRFLQRLLLVHGAWNYARISKLILYSFYKNVCLYVIELWFALYSGWSGQILFERWTIGLYNVVFTAMPPFAMGLFEKFCTAETMLKYPMLYKPSQNAKFFNVKVFWIWIFNALLHSVFLFWLPMAAYTSDAIWKDGKTNDYLMMGNMVYTYVIVTVCLKAGLITNSWTWLTHVAIWGSIVLWFVFVLIYSHCFPTVNIGSNFPGMDIMLLSTPVFYLGLVLVPITTLLIDVICKLIHNTVFKTLTEAVRETEIRRNDLAEVMNEPRSS
- the LOC117891112 gene encoding probable phospholipid-transporting ATPase IA isoform X5 — translated: MPSVSRLRLSYRRTEFAGPGLLNAYDEDITSSAGFDAEDGERRVIILNGTQPVKYCNNRITTAKYNIISFLPSFLFEQFRRYSNCFFLLIALLQQIPDVSPTGRYTTLVPLMFILSVSAIKEIIEDVKRHRADNEINHRPIERLENGTWSTVRWSELTVGDIIKVTINTFFPADLIILSSSEPQAMCFIETANLDGETNLKIRQGVTATAGLLETKDLTMVQGRIECELPNRHLYEFNGVLREYGKQSVPLGNDQVLQRGAMLRNTAWVFAVVVYSGQETKLMKNSTSAPLKRSTVDKLTNTQILMLFMILISLCITSGLCNLFWTREHSETDWYLGLSDFKSMSLGYNLLTFFILYNNLIPISLQVTLELVRFLQAIFINYDIEMYYEPSDTPAMARTSNLNEELGMVKYIFSDKTGTLTQNVMAFKKCSIAGHVYIPQRTPEESLLVQNILGRHETAEVIEEFLVLLSVCHTVIPERGDEGIIYHAASPDERALVEGAHFFGYVFDTRTPEYVEINALGQRRRYQVLNVLEFTSARKRMSLIVRTPEGKIKLFCKGADSVIYERLSAHDRQYRDRTLQHLEEFASEGLRTLCLAVADIQPDVYEEWRNTYHKAATALQYRERKLEDAADLIEINLRLLGATAIEDRLQDGVPETIAALLDAGIFIWVLTGDKQETAINIGYSCKLISHAMDIIILNEESLDATRDVILRHFGEFKSSTANDTNVALVIDGTTLKYALSCDLRGDFQELCLLCRVVICCRVSPMQKAEVVEMVTQSTKAVTLAIGDGANDVAMIQKANVGIGISGVEGLQAACASDYSIAQFRFLQRLLLVHGAWNYARISKLILYSFYKNVCLYVIELWFALYSGWSGQILFERWTIGLYNVVFTAMPPFAMGLFEKFCTAETMLKYPMLYKPSQNAKFFNVKVFWIWIFNALLHSVFLFWLPMAAYTSDAIWKDGKTNDYLMMGNMVYTYVIVTVCLKAGLITNSWTWLTHVAIWGSIVLWFVFVLIYSHCFPTVNIGSNFPGMDIMLLSTPVFYLGLVLVPITTLLIDVICKLIHNTVFKTLTEAVRETEIRRNDLAEVMNEPRSSDSGFAYALGKLMRSSSVLISRRSSFSGSKEYGHPAVQPDSSLRIEHLDLEDDSVGQHRSRQRQVEGGRRASDKTRRVAGGSALSASSTTSTITTTLHM
- the LOC117891112 gene encoding phospholipid-transporting ATPase IA isoform X7, with the translated sequence MPSVSRLRLSYRRTEFAGPGLLNAYDEDITSSAGFDAEDGERRVIILNGTQPVKYCNNRITTAKYNIISFLPSFLFEQFRRYSNCFFLLIALLQQIPDVSPTGRYTTLVPLMFILSVSAIKEIIEDVKRHRADNEINHRPIERLENGTWSTVRWSELTVGDIIKVTINTFFPADLIILSSSEPQAMCFIETANLDGETNLKIRQGVTATAGLLETKDLTMVQGRIECELPNRHLYEFNGVLREYGKQSVPLGNDQVLQRGAMLRNTAWVFAVVVYSGQETKLMKNSTSAPLKRSTVDKLTNTQILMLFMILISLCITSGLCNLFWTREHSETDWYLGLSDFKSMSLGYNLLTFFILYNNLIPISLQVTLELVRFLQAIFINYDIEMYYEPSDTPAMARTSNLNEELGMVKYIFSDKTGTLTQNVMAFKKCSIAGHVYIPQRTPEESLLVQNILGRHETAEVIEEFLVLLSVCHTVIPERGDEGIIYHAASPDERALVEGAHFFGYVFDTRTPEYVEINALGQRRRYQVLNVLEFTSARKRMSLIVRTPEGKIKLFCKGADSVIYERLSAHDRQYRDRTLQHLEEFASEGLRTLCLAVADIQPDVYEEWRNTYHKAATALQYRERKLEDAADLIEINLRLLGATAIEDRLQDGVPETIAALLDAGIFIWVLTGDKQETAINIGYSCKLISHAMDIIILNEESLDATRDVILRHFGEFKSSTANDTNVALVIDGTTLKYALSCDLRGDFQELCLLCRVVICCRVSPMQKAEVVEMVTQSTKAVTLAIGDGANDVAMIQKANVGIGISGVEGLQAACASDYSIAQFRFLQRLLLVHGAWNYARISKLILYSFYKNVCLYVIELWFALYSGWSGQILFERWTIGLYNVVFTAMPPFAMGLFEKFCTAETMLKYPMLYKPSQNAKFFNVKVFWIWIFNALLHSVFLFWLPMAAYTSDAIWKDGKTNDYLMMGNMVYTYVIVTVCLKAGLITNSWTWLTHVAIWGSIVLWFVFVLIYSHCFPTVNIGSNFPGMDIMLLSTPVFYLGLVLVPITTLLIDVICKLIHNTVFKTLTEAVRETEIRRNDLAEVMNEPRSSFTETARLLRNVFTRRANTRVETELELSHGYAFSQEEGGAVPQSIIIRSYDTNLPKPEGN
- the LOC117891112 gene encoding probable phospholipid-transporting ATPase IA isoform X4, whose protein sequence is MSGRSYQRQSLELRSPDADNGSLEDVGDSRFRNILGSSASQRRRQQRVAQHRQESWFRHSMPPAVNRDFESLEHLTPKTSSGLDEQLAASVSTSVHSAGSSTLCGSRGGNTDHFSIHLNSANSNLGFIDSDTPNTPITPPRSTSTSLCGGLQPPASVSTSVAGTLSSRQGAAGQPQSAHRSRKDSKGSILSRQSLAQRGLRMTTSFLRRKRKEYEDDEDITSSAGFDAEDGERRVIILNGTQPVKYCNNRITTAKYNIISFLPSFLFEQFRRYSNCFFLLIALLQQIPDVSPTGRYTTLVPLMFILSVSAIKEIIEDVKRHRADNEINHRPIERLENGTWSTVRWSELTVGDIIKVTINTFFPADLIILSSSEPQAMCFIETANLDGETNLKIRQGVTATAGLLETKDLTMVQGRIECELPNRHLYEFNGVLREYGKQSVPLGNDQVLQRGAMLRNTAWVFAVVVYSGQETKLMKNSTSAPLKRSTVDKLTNTQILMLFMILISLCITSGLCNLFWTREHSETDWYLGLSDFKSMSLGYNLLTFFILYNNLIPISLQVTLELVRFLQAIFINYDIEMYYEPSDTPAMARTSNLNEELGMVKYIFSDKTGTLTQNVMAFKKCSIAGHVYIPQRTPEESLLVQNILGRHETAEVIEEFLVLLSVCHTVIPERGDEGIIYHAASPDERALVEGAHFFGYVFDTRTPEYVEINALGQRRRYQVLNVLEFTSARKRMSLIVRTPEGKIKLFCKGADSVIYERLSAHDRQYRDRTLQHLEEFASEGLRTLCLAVADIQPDVYEEWRNTYHKAATALQYRERKLEDAADLIEINLRLLGATAIEDRLQDGVPETIAALLDAGIFIWVLTGDKQETAINIGYSCKLISHAMDIIILNEESLDATRDVILRHFGEFKSSTANDTNVALVIDGTTLKYALSCDLRGDFQELCLLCRVVICCRVSPMQKAEVVEMVTQSTKAVTLAIGDGANDVAMIQKANVGIGISGVEGLQAACASDYSIAQFRFLQRLLLVHGAWNYARISKLILYSFYKNVCLYVIELWFALYSGWSGQILFERWTIGLYNVVFTAMPPFAMGLFEKFCTAETMLKYPMLYKPSQNAKFFNVKVFWIWIFNALLHSVFLFWLPMAAYTSDAIWKDGKTNDYLMMGNMVYTYVIVTVCLKAGLITNSWTWLTHVAIWGSIVLWFVFVLIYSHCFPTVNIGSNFPGMDIMLLSTPVFYLGLVLVPITTLLIDVICKLIHNTVFKTLTEAVRETEIRRNDLAEVMNEPRSSTMYALGSIIRYGYAFSQEEGGAVPQSIIIRSYDTNLPKPEGN